From Corticium candelabrum chromosome 13, ooCorCand1.1, whole genome shotgun sequence, a single genomic window includes:
- the LOC134188484 gene encoding ATP-dependent DNA helicase RecQ-like: protein MGKAVHCTEKSNERRKQRHNNKTRSSDDKTGTLSIVEDLASLSDAEIKTKWPWKHRDLRFTSYGNYDRSEKQICPVGLTAEFVGEAQEDPNAVRRVLKGQVQLVYLSPEKLINNELYRGMLMSQPYRDRLKAIAVDEAHCVKTWEDEFRVALSLIGDIRCIIPPSVKIMALTATATLETLKVVKTRLSMPDPYIVALSPERSNIRYSVEPDMTVDELSTAISEQLKDHPLH, encoded by the exons ATGGGAAAAGCTGTACATTGCACCGAAAAATCAAACGAAAGACGAAAGcaaagacacaacaacaagacCAGAAGTAGTGATGACAAAACAGGAACATTAAGCATCGTCGAAGACCTAGCATCGTTGTCAGACGCAGAGATCAA GACAAAGTGGCCATGGAAGCATCGTGATCTGCGTTTCACCTCTTACGGCAATTATGATAGATCAGAAAAGCAGATTTGCCCTGTAGGACTGACGGCTGAGTTTGTAGGAGAGGCGCAGGAAGATCCCAACGCAGTCAGGAGAGTTTTGAAAGGTCAAGTTCAACTGGTCTACCTCAGTCCTGAAAAGCTAATCAACAATGAACTGTACAGAGGAATGCTAATGAGCCAACCCTACAGAGATCGCCTGAAGGCGATTGCGGTGGATGAAGCGCATTGTGTCAAGACTTG GGAGGATGAGTTTAGAGTTGCTCTTTCTCTCATTGGTGACATTCGTTGCATTATTCCACCATCTGTCAAGATAATGGCCTTGACTGCCACAGCGACCCTGGAAACACTGAAGGTCGTGAAAACACGTTTGTCCATGCCTGATCCTTACATTGTAGCCCTTTCACCAGAAAGATCAAATATCAGATACTCTGTGGAACCAGACATGACAGTTGATGAGTTATCAACAGCCATCTCTGAGCAGCTAAAAGATCACCCTCTGCATTAA
- the LOC134188486 gene encoding uncharacterized protein LOC134188486, which yields MHQFVVVQFDTCPTIGSDFLLNHGIILDLPQERLKWSGGVAELSTPLRRSKFSVVLDEHLEGAEKPIIAKAKVVHEETGSVEPVTWLMEADTIFIERTRVHVARALVEVKQQGDENIPVELLLLDGPRRLLKSPEKKASETLNAEFLKQFDWSDSALSTEESLTLHQLLSGYEDLFSKETHDMGRTQVATHTIPTGLARPVRQLPRRVPHTVRPVV from the exons ATGCACCAGTTTGTTGTGGTACAATTCGACACTTGTCCTACAATTGGGTCGGATTTTCTCCTAAACCATGGAATAATCCTGGATTTGCCTCAAGAACGCTTAAAGTGGAGCGGAGGTGTAGCTGAGCTTTCCACACCACTACGACGATCGAAATTTAGTGTGGTGCTGGATGAACACTTGGAGGGAGCAGAAAAACCAATAATCGCTAAAGCTAAAGTTGTTCATGAAGAAACTGGCAGTGTAGAGCCTGTAACTTGGCTAATGGAGGCAGATACCATATTTATTGAGAGGACAAGAGTACATGTTGCTCGAGCTTTAGTAGAAGTGAAGCAACAGGGTGATGAAAACATACCAGTTGAACTATTACTTCTGGATGGCCCAAGACGATTGCTGAAG AGTCCGGAGAAAAAGGCATCAGAAACACTGAATGCAGAATTCttaaagcaatttgattggTCGGATTCAGCTCTGAGTACTGAGGAAAGTCTCACATTACATCAGTTGTTGAGTGGTTATGAAGATCTGTTTTCGAAGGAAACACATGACATGGGTAGAACTCAAGTTGCCACTCACACGATACCAACTGGTTTAGCCAGACCAGTTCGTCAGTTGCCAAGACGAGTACCACATACTGTTCGACCAGTAGTATAA